In Spirobacillus cienkowskii, a genomic segment contains:
- a CDS encoding pyridoxal phosphate-dependent aminotransferase: MQRSSRIAHRWNETGTSIFSEITSLSNIYNAVNLGQGFPDFYGPSQVIDAVSKEVLTCHNQYAPSHGEERLRQEISLFVESFTGVIYNPETEITITCGASEAIFCAINAFVNPGDRVLLFEPAFDLYYQAIANAGGVAVPIRLHAPDTAVGIRGGGWSVDWSEFDAACAAGVSLAIINSPHNPTGKVFTEEELDRIASKLLKKNTLIISDEVYENLVYEPARHISLCSIPKIQHLVIRVSSAAKTFGFTGLKTGWVCAPPHLTNGIRLVHQATVFCTSPFTQLGLAAAMSNKVWLDNYLKTQRESYQTKRNFLKSILERAGYSVSNSEGTFFLAANYEHLAGDMSDTLYTKQLIETYKIATIPLSSFYKKAPKSLPWIRFAFCKKDETLKHVADLLLNT, from the coding sequence CAAAGATCAAGTCGAATTGCACACCGCTGGAATGAAACTGGCACAAGCATATTTTCTGAAATTACTTCGCTTTCCAATATTTATAACGCTGTTAATTTAGGTCAAGGGTTTCCCGATTTTTATGGCCCCTCTCAAGTTATTGATGCAGTCTCTAAAGAAGTGTTAACTTGCCATAATCAGTATGCGCCATCGCATGGAGAAGAACGATTACGCCAAGAAATATCTTTATTTGTAGAATCATTTACGGGTGTTATTTATAATCCTGAGACAGAAATTACAATTACTTGTGGTGCTTCAGAAGCAATTTTTTGTGCAATCAATGCTTTTGTAAATCCTGGAGATCGAGTGCTTCTTTTTGAACCTGCATTTGATTTATACTACCAAGCTATTGCAAATGCAGGAGGAGTTGCAGTTCCGATTCGACTCCATGCTCCAGATACAGCGGTTGGCATTCGCGGAGGCGGATGGAGTGTTGATTGGAGCGAATTCGATGCCGCATGTGCTGCGGGGGTGTCACTTGCAATTATAAACTCTCCTCATAACCCTACAGGAAAGGTTTTTACAGAAGAAGAACTCGATAGAATTGCTTCAAAATTATTAAAAAAGAATACTCTCATTATTAGTGATGAAGTTTATGAAAATCTTGTTTATGAACCAGCGCGCCACATCTCACTCTGTTCGATTCCTAAAATTCAGCACCTTGTTATACGAGTCAGTTCTGCAGCAAAAACATTTGGGTTTACAGGATTAAAAACGGGATGGGTATGCGCTCCGCCACATTTAACCAATGGAATCCGTCTTGTGCACCAAGCAACTGTATTCTGTACAAGCCCATTTACACAATTAGGATTAGCCGCTGCCATGTCTAACAAAGTCTGGCTAGATAACTATTTAAAGACACAAAGAGAAAGTTATCAGACAAAAAGAAATTTTTTAAAAAGCATCTTAGAAAGAGCGGGCTATTCTGTAAGCAATTCGGAAGGAACCTTTTTTCTTGCCGCAAATTACGAACACCTTGCTGGAGATATGTCTGATACACTATATACAAAACAGCTTATTGAAACCTATAAAATTGCAACAATCCCATTGTCTTCGTTTTATAAAAAAGCACCAAAAAGTCTGCCTTGGATACGGTTCGCGTTTTGCAAAAAAGATGAAACATTAAAACATGTTGCAGACTTATTGCTCAACACTTAG
- the smpB gene encoding SsrA-binding protein SmpB — protein MKSISKNRKAWHDYYIEEKFEAGISLKGSEVKVLREGHGSIVEGYALVREGQAWLVNAYIPTLKNASYLNHAERRERRLLLKRKEIEKLDAATRQKGYTLIPLEMYFDDNNRIKIELGLAKGKAHHDKRESAKEKDAKKEAQRALRR, from the coding sequence ATGAAATCAATCTCAAAAAATAGAAAAGCTTGGCATGATTACTACATCGAAGAAAAGTTTGAAGCTGGTATTAGTTTAAAAGGAAGTGAGGTAAAAGTACTGAGAGAAGGACATGGCAGTATTGTAGAAGGTTATGCCTTAGTTCGAGAAGGTCAGGCTTGGTTAGTGAACGCTTATATTCCCACCTTAAAAAATGCCAGTTATCTTAATCATGCAGAAAGACGTGAGCGCAGGTTATTATTAAAGCGTAAGGAAATAGAAAAATTAGATGCCGCAACAAGACAAAAAGGATATACATTGATTCCTTTAGAAATGTATTTTGATGACAACAATAGAATTAAAATTGAGTTGGGGCTTGCAAAAGGTAAAGCGCATCATGACAAGCGTGAATCTGCAAAAGAAAAAGACGCAAAAAAAGAGGCTCAAAGAGCATTGCGCCGTTAA
- a CDS encoding prepilin peptidase produces MSVELNTLNIIIGIFIFAFGVSIGSFLNVVAYRVPQKISLVSPRSFCTHCKKNIPNIDLIPIIGFFLTKGKCSNCKTKISYQYPFVELLTGILTLFVFFKFLTPLDLINIIPYFNYDNSIQFGKFHFTNFVPFFTSLWIIYTGIALSIIDIKQRILPDFITIPGTIIGFIIGSLNPELGWLESLIGIVAGAGGLYGISSLYKLIRNKDGMGMGDVKYLGFLGAVLGWKGIVFTLFYASITGAIVGIIWGIITKNGLKEAIPFGPFLGFGAFLVSTFGVEIAHYLFG; encoded by the coding sequence ATGTCTGTTGAATTAAATACATTGAATATTATTATTGGAATATTTATTTTTGCATTTGGAGTTAGTATTGGCAGTTTTTTAAATGTAGTTGCCTATAGAGTTCCACAAAAAATATCTCTTGTTTCACCAAGAAGTTTTTGCACTCATTGTAAAAAAAATATTCCAAATATAGATCTTATTCCTATTATTGGTTTTTTCTTAACAAAAGGAAAGTGCTCAAATTGTAAAACAAAAATCTCATATCAATATCCATTTGTTGAGTTATTAACTGGAATTTTAACACTTTTTGTATTTTTTAAATTTTTAACTCCATTAGATTTAATAAATATTATACCTTATTTTAATTATGATAATTCAATTCAATTTGGTAAATTTCATTTTACTAATTTTGTTCCATTTTTTACTTCATTATGGATTATTTATACAGGTATTGCTTTATCAATTATCGATATAAAACAGAGAATTTTACCAGATTTCATTACAATACCTGGAACCATAATTGGCTTTATAATTGGCTCTCTTAACCCAGAACTTGGATGGCTTGAAAGCCTAATTGGAATTGTGGCAGGAGCAGGAGGACTTTACGGCATATCTTCTTTATATAAACTCATAAGAAATAAAGATGGAATGGGAATGGGAGATGTTAAATATTTGGGTTTTTTAGGCGCAGTTTTAGGTTGGAAAGGGATTGTTTTTACTTTATTTTATGCGAGTATAACTGGTGCTATTGTTGGAATAATTTGGGGAATTATAACAAAAAATGGCTTAAAAGAAGCTATTCCTTTTGGACCATTTTTAGGATTTGGAGCCTTTTTAGTCAGCACCTTTGGTGTAGAAATTGCACATTATCTATTTGGATAA